The following coding sequences lie in one Mesorhizobium sp. DCY119 genomic window:
- a CDS encoding ABC transporter ATP-binding protein yields the protein MKNGEAQTASRVTAGVTFAARLAFENICHSFGPEAETLRDVSLAAEPGEVLCLLGPSGSGKTTLLRIAAGIESQSTGRVLLNDREIAGPSIFLPPEKRSIGLVFQDFALFPHLTILDNVRFGLTALSGEEARREALIALSRVGLEHYAGSYPHVLSGGEQQRVALARALAPRPAVLLMDEPFSGLDSRLKDNVRAETLAILRESRATAIVVTHDAEEAMRMADRIALLRDGRLVQSGRAEELYLRPANLFAAGFFSELNVFAGRVANGAVDTPVGKIPSPDLSEGAKATVAVRLTGFDVSETEGEIEARILSRRFLGVVELLEFAVSGAEKPVRARIRCGALSAKARDIWLSLRKSDVLMFETQRESA from the coding sequence GTGAAGAATGGGGAAGCGCAGACCGCAAGCCGGGTGACCGCGGGTGTCACTTTTGCCGCGCGCCTTGCTTTCGAAAATATCTGCCATTCATTTGGGCCGGAAGCCGAGACGCTGCGCGACGTTTCGCTCGCCGCTGAGCCGGGCGAGGTTCTGTGCCTGCTTGGACCCTCCGGCTCTGGCAAGACGACGCTGCTTCGCATTGCGGCCGGGATCGAAAGCCAGTCGACCGGGCGCGTTCTGCTCAACGATCGCGAGATCGCGGGGCCGTCGATCTTCCTGCCGCCGGAAAAACGCTCGATCGGCCTTGTCTTCCAGGATTTCGCGCTGTTTCCGCATCTGACCATCCTGGACAATGTCCGCTTTGGACTGACCGCGCTTTCGGGCGAAGAGGCGCGGCGCGAGGCTTTGATCGCGCTGTCACGCGTCGGGCTGGAACATTACGCAGGTTCTTATCCGCATGTGCTGTCCGGTGGCGAACAGCAGCGTGTGGCGCTGGCGCGCGCCTTGGCGCCACGTCCGGCGGTGCTTTTGATGGACGAGCCGTTTTCCGGGCTCGATTCGCGCCTCAAGGACAATGTGCGCGCCGAAACGTTGGCGATCCTGCGCGAAAGCCGTGCGACCGCGATTGTCGTGACGCATGACGCCGAGGAAGCGATGCGCATGGCAGACCGGATCGCGCTTCTCAGGGACGGCCGCCTTGTCCAATCCGGCCGTGCCGAGGAGCTTTATCTCCGCCCTGCGAATCTCTTTGCAGCCGGATTCTTTTCCGAGCTTAACGTCTTCGCTGGCCGGGTTGCGAATGGTGCGGTGGACACGCCGGTGGGCAAGATTCCGTCGCCGGACCTCTCCGAAGGCGCGAAAGCGACGGTGGCGGTGCGGCTGACAGGCTTCGACGTCAGCGAAACGGAAGGTGAAATCGAGGCAAGAATCCTGTCACGCCGCTTCCTCGGCGTTGTGGAATTGCTGGAATTCGCCGTCTCAGGTGCTGAAAAGCCTGTGCGTGCCCGCATACGCTGCGGCGCTTTGTCTGCCAAAGCACGTGACATCTGGCTTTCCTTGCGAAAGTCTGACGTACTTATGTTTGAAACGCAGCGCGAAAGCGCATAG
- the scpB gene encoding SMC-Scp complex subunit ScpB — protein sequence MSDSANATVIPFTVDEEAEAERNPAERLILAEAARMAEAIVFASSEPVTEKQLTARLPEGVDVRAAMAELQKIYARRGVNLVRVGDAWAFRTAGDLAFLMNRDAIQQKKLSRAALEVLAIIAYHQPVTRAEIEDIRGVETSKGTLDTLMETEWVRMRGRRRTPGRPVTYGTTEKFLDHFALEEIRDLPGMEELKGAGLLSARMPSNFSVPLPPSDLDLLTEDEDPLTDIDLEELGLLTPKVTDD from the coding sequence ATGAGTGACAGCGCAAATGCCACGGTGATCCCGTTCACGGTTGATGAAGAGGCCGAGGCCGAACGCAATCCGGCAGAGCGCCTGATTCTGGCGGAGGCTGCGCGCATGGCCGAGGCCATCGTCTTCGCCAGCTCCGAGCCGGTGACCGAAAAGCAGCTTACGGCACGTCTGCCTGAAGGTGTCGACGTTCGTGCTGCAATGGCCGAACTGCAGAAAATCTATGCGCGGCGCGGCGTGAACCTCGTTCGTGTCGGCGACGCCTGGGCTTTCCGGACAGCCGGCGATCTGGCCTTCCTGATGAACCGCGACGCCATACAGCAGAAGAAGCTGTCGCGCGCCGCTCTCGAGGTGCTGGCCATTATCGCCTATCATCAACCGGTGACGCGGGCCGAGATCGAGGACATCCGCGGTGTTGAAACCTCGAAAGGCACGCTCGACACGCTGATGGAAACGGAGTGGGTGCGGATGCGCGGTCGTCGCCGCACGCCCGGCCGGCCTGTTACCTATGGCACCACCGAAAAATTCCTCGACCATTTCGCACTCGAAGAAATCCGCGATCTGCCGGGTATGGAAGAGCTGAAGGGAGCAGGGCTGTTGTCGGCCCGGATGCCGTCGAATTTCTCTGTCCCGCTTCCGCCATCCGATCTTGATCTGCTGACCGAAGACGAAGATCCGCTGACCGATATCGACCTTGAAGAGCTCGGGCTGTTGACACCCAAGGTTACAGATGATTGA
- a CDS encoding ScpA family protein — protein sequence MDRLWAENDDSRGVSEPAMQVDVAGFEGPLDLLLHLARNQKVDLSRISILALAEQYLKFIDSARAIRLELAADYLVMAAWLAFLKSKLLIPKQPGDEGESGEELAAVLQFRLKRLEAMRDAASRLVNRNRLGRDVFARGMPEMVIVDKKNEYSASLYDLLTAYAIQRQRQAITNVRIAKRGVWSLKEARDILTRLVGSFKDWTALDQFLLVYMTTPEERATAIASSFAATLELVREGHIEMRQQDAFAPLYLRSRAPAEKAIEGAP from the coding sequence ATGGACCGTCTCTGGGCGGAAAACGACGATTCACGCGGCGTCAGCGAACCAGCGATGCAGGTCGACGTTGCCGGCTTCGAAGGCCCGCTTGATCTCCTCTTGCATCTGGCGCGCAACCAGAAGGTCGACCTCTCCCGCATCTCGATCCTGGCGCTGGCCGAGCAATATCTGAAATTCATCGACAGCGCCCGGGCCATCCGGCTGGAACTCGCCGCCGACTATCTCGTCATGGCGGCTTGGCTCGCTTTCCTGAAATCCAAGCTGCTCATTCCCAAGCAGCCCGGCGACGAAGGCGAGAGCGGCGAGGAACTTGCCGCTGTCCTGCAATTTCGCCTCAAGCGGCTTGAAGCCATGCGGGACGCGGCCTCGCGGCTCGTCAATCGCAACCGGCTTGGCCGTGACGTTTTCGCGCGCGGCATGCCGGAAATGGTCATCGTTGACAAGAAAAACGAATATTCGGCCTCGCTCTACGATCTGTTGACCGCCTACGCCATCCAGCGGCAACGGCAGGCGATTACCAATGTACGGATCGCCAAGCGTGGCGTCTGGTCGCTGAAGGAAGCGCGCGACATCCTCACCCGCCTGGTCGGGTCGTTCAAGGACTGGACGGCGCTCGATCAGTTCCTGCTCGTATACATGACCACTCCCGAGGAGCGTGCTACGGCCATCGCCAGCTCTTTTGCCGCCACGCTGGAATTGGTGCGCGAGGGGCATATAGAGATGCGGCAGCAGGATGCCTTCGCGCCGCTCTATCTGCGCAGCCGCGCGCCGGCCGAGAAAGCAATCGAAGGTGCGCCATGA
- the nagZ gene encoding beta-N-acetylhexosaminidase, with protein sequence MTESKSMILGCAGKTLTSDEIRFYGDERPWGFILFARNIGDPEQIRDLVASMRDSVGRPEAPVFIDQEGGRVQRLRPPIAPNYPAGAALGALYRSDRKAGLRAAWLLARLHAFDLLRLGITADCLPVLDVPIEGASDVIGTRAYGKEPQSVMALGKAAAEGLLSGGVLPVMKHIPGHGRAFSDTHFELPTVDTPIEELRAHDFAPFKALSHLPIAMTAHVVYSAIDPDGPATTSAKVIREIVRGEIGFDGLLVSDDTSMKALSGDFPSKAASILAAGCDLVLHCNGVMEEMTGIASRTTALAGKSLQRADRALSYIRERDAADEAQIRAEFANYFEAVA encoded by the coding sequence ATGACCGAATCAAAATCCATGATCCTTGGCTGTGCCGGGAAAACGCTCACTTCTGATGAAATTCGCTTTTACGGCGATGAACGCCCCTGGGGGTTCATCCTGTTTGCCCGCAACATCGGCGACCCGGAGCAGATTCGCGATCTGGTCGCTTCCATGCGTGACAGCGTTGGTCGGCCGGAAGCGCCGGTCTTCATCGATCAGGAAGGCGGCCGGGTTCAACGTCTGCGCCCGCCGATCGCGCCCAATTATCCGGCCGGTGCAGCCCTTGGCGCACTCTACAGGAGCGATCGCAAGGCAGGCCTGCGCGCGGCTTGGCTTCTGGCACGGCTGCATGCCTTCGATCTCCTGCGTCTCGGCATAACGGCCGACTGCCTGCCGGTTCTGGATGTACCGATTGAGGGTGCAAGCGATGTCATCGGTACCCGCGCTTATGGCAAGGAGCCGCAAAGCGTGATGGCATTGGGCAAGGCTGCGGCCGAAGGACTGCTTTCCGGCGGCGTTCTGCCGGTGATGAAACACATTCCCGGGCACGGTCGGGCATTCTCGGATACGCATTTCGAACTGCCGACCGTCGATACGCCGATCGAGGAATTGCGGGCCCATGATTTCGCCCCGTTCAAGGCGCTAAGTCATCTGCCGATCGCAATGACCGCCCATGTTGTCTATTCGGCGATCGATCCTGATGGCCCCGCGACCACTTCCGCGAAGGTAATCCGGGAGATCGTGCGCGGTGAGATCGGTTTTGACGGCCTGCTGGTCAGTGACGATACGTCGATGAAGGCACTTTCTGGGGATTTCCCGTCCAAAGCCGCTTCGATCCTTGCGGCTGGATGCGATCTGGTCCTTCACTGCAATGGGGTGATGGAAGAAATGACGGGCATAGCTTCACGCACCACGGCGCTTGCAGGAAAGTCGCTGCAACGCGCCGATCGTGCGCTAAGCTACATTCGTGAGCGCGATGCAGCCGACGAGGCGCAGATACGGGCCGAGTTTGCGAACTATTTCGAAGCGGTGGCATAG